One Vicinamibacterales bacterium DNA window includes the following coding sequences:
- the murF gene encoding UDP-N-acetylmuramoyl-tripeptide--D-alanyl-D-alanine ligase translates to MAGLVLTAAQIASVSGGQVIAGDPQARIAGWSIDSRALSAGDVFVAIRGDRFDGHDFVAAALAAGAAGVVVARPPQAPPGGQRPGAAPFVIQVDDTTRALQDAAREVRRRSGTTVVAITGSAGKTTTKELTAECLAARFTVFRNRGNLNNHIGLPLSLLELAARPEMAVVELGMNHAGEIRTLVGIAEPDVRVWTNVGDAHLGFFASADAIADAKAEILEQARRTDLLVAGADDARIRARAGGFSGRTVTFGLSDQADVHASLVDHRGLDGMAATVTTPRGRARMETPLLGTANLLNLLAATAVATELGVPIEAVAQRAARLRPAAHRGELIRLPGGVTLIDDSYNSSPAALKRALETVRNATGSARKVAILGEMLELGDHAIRLHEECGWAAAESGLDLLIAVGGAPAQRLADAARTGGLPPSAVLHAPTSDEAAELAQRKVRPGDLVLVKGSRGIRTDVIVERLKVEFA, encoded by the coding sequence GTGGCCGGCCTCGTCCTCACCGCCGCGCAGATTGCGTCCGTCTCGGGCGGACAGGTGATCGCGGGCGATCCGCAGGCGCGGATTGCGGGATGGTCGATCGATTCGCGGGCGCTGTCAGCGGGCGACGTGTTCGTGGCAATCCGGGGCGATCGCTTCGATGGCCATGACTTTGTCGCCGCCGCGCTGGCGGCCGGCGCCGCCGGCGTCGTCGTGGCGCGGCCGCCGCAGGCGCCGCCCGGCGGACAGCGACCGGGCGCGGCGCCGTTCGTCATCCAGGTGGATGACACGACGCGTGCGCTGCAGGACGCGGCCCGCGAGGTGCGCCGGCGTTCGGGAACGACAGTGGTGGCGATCACCGGCAGCGCCGGCAAGACGACGACGAAGGAGCTCACCGCGGAATGCCTCGCGGCGCGCTTCACGGTGTTTCGCAACAGGGGCAATTTGAACAATCACATCGGGCTGCCGCTGTCGCTGCTGGAGCTGGCGGCGCGGCCCGAGATGGCGGTGGTCGAGCTGGGCATGAATCACGCGGGAGAAATCCGAACGCTGGTCGGCATCGCCGAGCCCGACGTCCGCGTGTGGACCAACGTCGGAGACGCGCATCTCGGGTTCTTTGCCTCGGCCGACGCGATCGCCGACGCCAAGGCGGAGATCCTCGAGCAGGCGCGCCGCACCGACCTGCTGGTGGCCGGTGCCGACGATGCACGGATTCGCGCGCGCGCCGGCGGGTTTTCGGGCAGGACTGTGACCTTCGGTTTATCGGACCAAGCCGACGTCCACGCCAGCCTCGTCGATCACCGCGGTCTCGACGGCATGGCCGCGACGGTGACCACGCCGCGCGGCCGCGCCCGGATGGAGACGCCGCTGCTCGGAACGGCCAATCTGCTCAATCTGCTCGCCGCGACCGCCGTCGCGACCGAGCTCGGCGTCCCGATCGAGGCGGTGGCGCAGCGGGCGGCGCGGCTGCGGCCGGCCGCGCACCGTGGCGAGCTGATTCGACTGCCCGGCGGCGTCACGCTCATCGACGACTCCTACAACTCGAGTCCGGCGGCGCTCAAGCGCGCCCTGGAGACGGTCCGCAACGCGACCGGCAGCGCGCGCAAGGTGGCGATCCTCGGGGAGATGCTCGAGCTCGGCGACCACGCGATCCGCCTGCACGAAGAGTGCGGCTGGGCGGCGGCGGAATCGGGCCTCGATCTGCTGATCGCCGTCGGCGGCGCGCCCGCGCAGCGCCTGGCCGACGCGGCCCGTACCGGCGGCTTGCCCCCATCGGCGGTCCTGCACGCGCCGACCAGCGACGAGGCGGCGGAGCTGGCGCAGCGGAAGGTCCGGCCCGGCGATCTGGTGCTCGTCAAGGGCTCGCGCGGAATCCGCACCGACGTCATCGTCGAGCGCCTGAAGGTGGAGTTCGCCTGA
- a CDS encoding UDP-N-acetylmuramoyl-L-alanyl-D-glutamate--2,6-diaminopimelate ligase — MTLRELFAAMTFNPDAGARGLDDRVSAIAYDSRQATPGSVFFALRGVNADGARFVPQALANGAVAVIAETAPPAGIAVPWVQVANARAAMAEAAAAFQRHPSDELALVGITGTNGKTTTSYVLASIFEAAGVRCGRVGTIGYTVGGRDVDASRTTPESPDLQRMLRDMVDQGIGACAMEVSSHALALRRVDSLRFAAGVFTNLTRDHLDFHGDMESYFVAKRRLFEILPDGAVGIINADDRRGAELVAAARRPVTYAIDAAADVRPGPLSFSLEGLAFEVRTPRGTFHVKSALVGRPNAYNVLAAAAAAMALDLPFSAIESGITRLEHVPGRFQVVSGQGDDVRVIVDYAHTDDALKNLLETARPLATGRLVTVFGCGGDRDRTKRPLMGAVAARLSDLVVVTSDNPRGEDPARIIEEIQRGIVTPADRTGVKGPKGTPSIAIVDRREAVERAIKDARAGDLVLIAGKGHEKYQVIGDKTLSFDDVEVARAALTRRRSGSRVS; from the coding sequence GTGACGCTGCGAGAACTGTTCGCCGCGATGACGTTCAACCCGGACGCCGGCGCTCGAGGGCTGGACGACCGCGTCTCGGCGATTGCCTACGATTCGAGGCAGGCGACCCCCGGTTCAGTGTTCTTCGCGTTGCGCGGCGTCAACGCCGACGGGGCGAGGTTCGTCCCGCAGGCGCTCGCCAACGGCGCCGTCGCGGTCATTGCCGAAACCGCGCCGCCGGCCGGCATCGCGGTTCCCTGGGTGCAGGTCGCGAACGCGCGCGCCGCGATGGCGGAAGCGGCGGCGGCCTTCCAGCGTCATCCGAGCGACGAGCTCGCCCTCGTCGGGATCACCGGCACCAACGGCAAGACGACCACCTCGTACGTGCTCGCGTCGATCTTCGAGGCGGCCGGCGTGCGCTGCGGCCGCGTCGGGACGATCGGCTATACCGTTGGCGGCCGCGACGTCGACGCTTCGCGCACCACTCCCGAGTCTCCCGACCTGCAGCGGATGCTGCGCGACATGGTCGACCAGGGCATCGGCGCCTGTGCCATGGAAGTGTCGTCGCACGCGCTGGCGCTGCGCCGCGTCGACAGCCTGCGGTTCGCGGCCGGTGTCTTCACCAACCTGACCCGCGACCATCTCGACTTCCACGGCGACATGGAGTCGTACTTCGTCGCCAAGCGGCGGCTCTTCGAGATCCTGCCCGACGGCGCGGTCGGCATCATCAACGCCGACGACCGGCGCGGCGCCGAACTGGTCGCCGCGGCGCGGCGGCCGGTCACCTACGCCATCGACGCCGCCGCCGACGTCCGGCCTGGGCCGCTGTCGTTTTCGCTCGAGGGGCTCGCGTTCGAGGTGCGCACGCCGCGCGGCACGTTCCACGTGAAGTCGGCGCTGGTCGGCCGTCCCAATGCTTACAACGTCCTCGCCGCCGCGGCCGCCGCGATGGCGCTGGATCTGCCGTTTTCGGCGATCGAGTCCGGCATCACGCGCCTCGAGCACGTGCCCGGACGCTTTCAGGTCGTCTCGGGTCAGGGCGACGACGTCCGCGTCATCGTCGACTACGCGCACACCGACGACGCGCTGAAGAACCTGCTGGAAACGGCGCGGCCGCTCGCCACCGGACGGCTCGTCACGGTATTCGGCTGCGGCGGCGATCGCGATCGGACCAAGCGTCCGCTGATGGGGGCGGTCGCCGCGCGGCTGAGCGACCTCGTGGTCGTCACCTCCGACAACCCCCGCGGCGAAGATCCGGCGCGCATCATCGAGGAGATCCAGCGCGGCATCGTCACACCGGCGGATCGCACCGGCGTCAAGGGACCGAAGGGCACCCCGTCAATCGCCATCGTCGATCGCCGCGAGGCGGTCGAGCGGGCCATCAAGGACGCCCGCGCCGGCGATCTGGTGCTGATTGCCGGCAAGGGACACGAGAAATACCAGGTGATCGGCGACAAGACGCTGTCGTTCGACGACGTAGAAGTCGCGCGGGCCGCGCTCACTCGCCGCCGCAGCGGCTCGAGGGTGTCGTAA
- a CDS encoding penicillin-binding protein yields the protein MALSRASLQSRLGSLLRPGGVAPWRWGRSRAAAAAPVSDRHDAASRPPSPWRQTVRSRLLVSAGFLACWTAGIEARLVYLQVIDHTELLARADKQQMRTLNPAAKRGEIFDRHGRVLAYSVDADSIAADPSDIDDADAVGAELCHALDDCTADRRAQIVRSLSTRKSFVYIARQVSPEEARRVKGLALPGITLFKESRRYYPNSDLAAHVIGYVGLDNVGLGGIESAYDAQIRGNSGKVLIQTDNKRRALFSRVERPATAGAGIELTLDEYLQHVAERELRAGVEQNHAQGGSAIVMDPHTGEILALANWPTFNPNTFNRADDDEKRNRAIQTLYEPGSTFKIVTASAALEQHVITPDTLIDTNPGSITFPGRKPIYDTHKYGVIDFTDVIVKSSNVGAIKVGLKVGPQALTDYVSRFGFGQTLGPDFKGETAGIVWSADRLDQSALASVSMGYQVGVTALQMVTAVSSIANGGHLIQPRVVRAFIKDGRRVEVPHREMRKTIEPDTAATLTTIMEQVVERGTARAAQIEGYTIAGKTGTAAKLVKGHYQKSDYNASFVGFIPSRNPAVTILVVIDSPHGNGYTGGAVSAPVFKRIAEAALTYLGVGPNLNAPPPVLVARRDLREADPEAEPQPAVAMTATGLPAAIPAVQPGLMPDLRGQSAREALRALSRIGLAARMSGDGLVVDQRPAAGAVLVAGEACTLTLGRRAPAPGVRP from the coding sequence ATGGCTCTGTCGCGCGCTTCGTTGCAGTCCCGTCTCGGGTCGCTCCTGCGCCCGGGCGGCGTTGCGCCGTGGCGCTGGGGTCGAAGCCGGGCGGCCGCCGCCGCACCCGTGTCGGATCGGCACGACGCGGCCTCGCGGCCGCCGAGCCCCTGGCGGCAGACCGTTCGCTCCCGGCTGCTGGTCAGCGCCGGCTTCCTTGCGTGCTGGACGGCCGGCATCGAAGCGCGGCTCGTCTACCTCCAGGTGATCGATCACACCGAGCTGCTGGCGCGCGCCGACAAGCAGCAGATGCGCACGCTCAATCCGGCCGCGAAGCGCGGCGAGATCTTCGATCGCCACGGCCGGGTGCTGGCCTACAGCGTCGACGCCGACTCGATCGCCGCCGATCCGTCCGATATCGACGACGCCGACGCGGTGGGCGCCGAGCTGTGCCACGCGCTCGACGACTGCACGGCGGATCGGCGGGCGCAGATCGTCCGCAGCCTCTCGACCAGGAAATCGTTCGTCTACATCGCACGTCAGGTCTCGCCGGAGGAGGCACGGCGGGTGAAGGGGCTGGCGCTGCCCGGCATCACCCTCTTCAAGGAGAGCCGCCGCTATTACCCCAACAGCGACCTGGCGGCGCACGTGATCGGCTACGTCGGGCTCGACAACGTCGGACTCGGCGGCATCGAATCCGCCTACGACGCGCAGATTCGCGGCAACAGCGGCAAGGTGCTGATCCAGACCGACAACAAGCGCCGCGCGCTGTTCAGCCGGGTCGAGCGTCCGGCGACGGCCGGCGCCGGCATCGAGCTGACGCTGGACGAGTACCTGCAGCACGTGGCGGAACGGGAGCTGCGCGCCGGCGTCGAGCAAAACCACGCGCAGGGCGGCAGCGCGATCGTCATGGATCCGCACACCGGCGAGATCCTGGCGCTCGCCAACTGGCCGACCTTCAACCCGAACACGTTCAATCGGGCCGACGACGACGAGAAGCGCAACCGCGCCATCCAGACGCTCTACGAGCCGGGGTCGACGTTCAAGATCGTGACCGCGTCGGCGGCGCTCGAGCAGCACGTCATCACCCCCGACACGCTCATCGACACCAACCCGGGGTCGATCACCTTCCCAGGCCGCAAGCCGATCTATGACACGCACAAGTACGGCGTGATCGATTTCACCGACGTGATCGTCAAGTCGAGCAACGTCGGGGCGATCAAGGTCGGCCTGAAGGTCGGGCCGCAGGCGCTGACCGACTACGTCAGCCGCTTCGGTTTTGGACAGACGCTCGGCCCGGACTTCAAGGGGGAGACCGCCGGGATCGTCTGGAGCGCCGATCGTCTCGATCAGAGCGCGCTCGCCTCCGTGTCGATGGGCTACCAGGTCGGCGTCACCGCGCTCCAGATGGTGACGGCGGTCAGCTCGATCGCCAACGGCGGCCACCTGATCCAGCCGCGCGTCGTGCGCGCGTTCATCAAGGACGGTCGCCGCGTCGAGGTACCTCACCGCGAGATGCGGAAGACGATCGAGCCGGATACGGCGGCGACGCTGACGACGATCATGGAGCAGGTCGTCGAACGCGGTACCGCACGCGCGGCGCAGATCGAGGGCTACACCATCGCCGGCAAGACCGGCACCGCCGCCAAGCTGGTCAAGGGTCACTATCAGAAATCCGACTACAACGCGTCGTTCGTCGGATTCATTCCGTCGCGCAATCCGGCGGTGACGATCCTGGTCGTGATCGACTCGCCGCATGGCAACGGCTACACCGGCGGCGCGGTGTCGGCACCGGTCTTCAAGCGGATTGCGGAAGCGGCCCTGACCTATCTTGGCGTCGGCCCGAACCTCAACGCGCCGCCGCCGGTGCTGGTGGCGCGCCGCGACCTGCGCGAAGCCGATCCCGAAGCGGAACCGCAGCCGGCTGTAGCGATGACCGCGACCGGCCTGCCCGCCGCGATCCCGGCCGTGCAGCCCGGCCTGATGCCGGATCTGCGCGGGCAGAGCGCGCGCGAAGCACTGCGCGCGCTGTCGCGCATCGGACTGGCAGCGCGGATGTCAGGCGACGGCTTGGTGGTCGATCAGCGGCCGGCGGCCGGCGCCGTGCTCGTCGCCGGCGAGGCCTGCACGTTGACCCTCGGGCGGCGCGCGCCCGCCCCCGGAGTGCGGCCGTGA
- the ftsL gene encoding cell division protein FtsL has product MSGLDFEYAIKKDIRNNPIVREVDEARQRQLWQTTGIGLFLVVVLLFSAWQHFELLRHGYQIERMQQERAAEEDINRHLRLEIETLRAPRRIEKIAIEQLHLVPPSRGQAIVIERVTQAAPPEKSIVASR; this is encoded by the coding sequence ATGAGCGGACTGGACTTCGAGTACGCGATCAAGAAGGACATTCGCAACAACCCGATCGTGCGCGAGGTGGACGAGGCGCGCCAGCGGCAGCTCTGGCAGACCACCGGGATCGGGCTGTTCCTCGTCGTCGTGCTGCTCTTTTCGGCGTGGCAGCATTTCGAGCTGCTGCGCCACGGCTACCAGATCGAGCGGATGCAGCAGGAGCGCGCCGCCGAGGAAGACATCAACCGGCATCTGCGGCTGGAAATCGAGACGCTCCGCGCGCCGCGGCGCATCGAAAAGATCGCCATCGAGCAGCTTCACCTCGTCCCCCCGTCCCGCGGCCAGGCCATCGTCATCGAACGGGTGACGCAGGCCGCGCCGCCCGAGAAGTCGATCGTCGCCTCGCGATAG
- the rsmH gene encoding 16S rRNA (cytosine(1402)-N(4))-methyltransferase RsmH — MSTHEPVMVSEVVELLDASRGGLFLDCTVGLGGHSRALLEAGASQVIGLDRDESALAIARERLADYGNRVALAHADFREFDRVLDARGVEGVAGALADLGVSSLQLDAEGRGFSFRRDEPLDMRMDRSQGPSVADLLRDAEETTLADVIFRFGEERHSRRVARAIVAARREAAIDTTGRLAAVVRRAVPHRGYQRIDPATRTFQALRIWVNRELDGLDAFLETAARRLLANARLAVITFHSLEDRIVKHTFRAMEKADAGLRILTKRPMVPSDGEVARNGRSRSAKLRAIERLA; from the coding sequence ATGTCGACACATGAGCCGGTGATGGTCTCCGAGGTGGTCGAGCTGCTCGACGCGAGCCGCGGCGGCCTGTTTCTCGACTGCACCGTCGGACTTGGCGGCCACAGCCGCGCACTGCTCGAGGCGGGCGCGTCACAGGTGATCGGCCTCGACCGCGACGAGTCGGCGCTGGCGATCGCGCGCGAGCGGCTGGCGGACTACGGAAATCGCGTCGCATTGGCCCACGCCGACTTCCGTGAATTCGATCGCGTGCTCGACGCGCGGGGCGTCGAGGGCGTCGCCGGCGCGCTGGCGGATCTCGGCGTGTCGTCGCTGCAGCTCGACGCGGAGGGGCGTGGTTTCAGCTTCCGGCGCGACGAGCCGCTGGACATGCGGATGGATCGGAGCCAGGGACCGAGCGTCGCCGATCTGCTGCGCGACGCCGAGGAGACCACGCTCGCAGACGTCATCTTCCGCTTCGGCGAGGAGCGCCATTCGCGACGGGTGGCGCGCGCCATCGTCGCGGCGCGCCGCGAGGCGGCCATCGACACCACCGGCCGGCTGGCGGCGGTCGTCCGCCGCGCCGTGCCGCATCGCGGCTATCAGCGGATCGATCCGGCGACGCGCACCTTCCAGGCGCTGCGCATCTGGGTCAACCGCGAGCTCGACGGGCTGGACGCCTTTCTCGAGACGGCGGCACGCCGGCTGCTGGCCAACGCGCGGCTGGCGGTGATCACCTTCCACTCGCTCGAAGACCGCATCGTCAAGCACACCTTCCGGGCGATGGAGAAGGCGGATGCGGGCCTGCGCATCCTGACCAAGCGGCCGATGGTGCCCTCCGACGGCGAAGTGGCGCGCAATGGCCGCTCGCGCAGCGCCAAGCTGCGCGCGATTGAGAGGCTGGCATGA
- the ychF gene encoding redox-regulated ATPase YchF → MLRAGLIGFPSSGKTTLFQLLTSAREAPRPSGKQEANVGVSRVPDERLDRLTELFKPRKHVPATVEFADMGGAASGKAGAAALLDVAAFRNADALLHVVRLFRDPSIPHAAGSLDPARDVRTMEDELILADLGVVERRLERLEKDIKKQPNPELKKEQEILQQCRAALEAGRPLRDLELPPDELRRLRGFQFLSSKSLLIVLNLDEADLSQADRAVELAGIQDLVTGRNTRAVPICAKIELEISQLEADDARAFMADLGLKESGLDRVIRASYDLLGYISFFTVGEDENRAWSIPRGINAQNAAGEIHSDIQRGFIRAEVCRYEDLLKRGSIAGCRDHAELRLEGKEYVVLDGDVINFRHAT, encoded by the coding sequence ATGCTCAGAGCAGGACTCATAGGATTCCCGTCCTCGGGTAAGACCACGCTCTTCCAGCTCCTCACCTCAGCCCGGGAGGCCCCTCGCCCGTCCGGCAAGCAGGAAGCCAACGTCGGGGTCTCCCGGGTGCCCGACGAGCGGCTCGATCGCCTGACCGAGCTGTTCAAGCCCAGAAAGCACGTGCCCGCGACCGTGGAGTTCGCCGACATGGGGGGCGCCGCGAGCGGCAAAGCGGGCGCCGCCGCGCTGCTCGACGTCGCCGCCTTCCGTAACGCCGACGCGCTGCTGCACGTCGTCCGTCTCTTCCGCGATCCGTCGATCCCGCACGCCGCCGGCTCGCTCGATCCCGCTCGGGACGTGCGGACGATGGAAGACGAGCTGATCCTCGCCGACCTCGGCGTCGTCGAGCGACGGCTCGAGCGTCTCGAGAAGGACATCAAGAAGCAGCCGAACCCGGAGCTGAAAAAGGAGCAGGAGATCCTGCAGCAGTGCCGCGCCGCGCTCGAGGCCGGCCGACCGCTGCGCGACCTCGAGCTGCCCCCCGACGAGCTGCGCCGGCTGCGTGGCTTTCAGTTCCTGTCGTCGAAGTCGCTGCTCATCGTGTTGAACCTCGACGAGGCCGACCTGTCGCAGGCGGACCGCGCCGTGGAGCTCGCCGGCATCCAGGACCTCGTCACCGGCAGGAACACCCGCGCCGTACCCATCTGCGCCAAGATCGAGCTCGAGATTTCCCAGCTCGAGGCGGACGACGCCAGGGCGTTCATGGCCGATCTCGGCCTGAAGGAATCCGGGCTCGATCGCGTCATCCGCGCCAGCTACGATCTGCTCGGCTACATCTCCTTCTTCACGGTGGGCGAGGACGAGAATCGCGCCTGGTCAATTCCGCGCGGCATCAACGCACAGAACGCGGCCGGCGAGATCCACAGCGACATCCAGCGGGGCTTCATCCGCGCCGAGGTGTGCCGCTATGAGGATTTGCTGAAGCGCGGGTCCATCGCCGGCTGCCGCGACCACGCAGAGCTGCGCCTCGAGGGCAAGGAGTACGTCGTCCTCGACGGCGACGTCATCAACTTCAGACACGCTACGTAG
- a CDS encoding glycosyltransferase family 4 protein: MPVRTVVVCEAQVPFVHGGAEIHVRELLRELRGRGFDAELVSVPFKWYPKSEILPHAAAWRLLDLSESNGRPIDLVIASKFPTYFARHPNKVAWLIHQYRAAYELCGTVYSDFGHNEADLGLRETLLRLDTEMLGECRRVFANAQNTANRVTRYNGIAAEALYHPPRLAARLEAGAYGGYVLSVGRIESVKRVDLVVSAMALVDAPIRLVVAGEGTQRANVEGAAHAAGVADRVDFLGAVDDEQLIALYRDALAVVYPPYDEDFGYVTLEAFLARRPVVTATDAGGPNEFVVDGVNGFSVAPEPEPIAAAINALARDRQRAKAMGDAGYDRARTITWDGVIEKLVN, from the coding sequence ATGCCAGTCAGAACGGTCGTCGTCTGCGAGGCGCAGGTGCCGTTCGTGCACGGCGGCGCCGAGATCCACGTGCGCGAGCTGCTGCGCGAGCTGAGGGGGCGCGGCTTCGACGCGGAGCTCGTGAGCGTGCCATTCAAGTGGTATCCGAAGAGCGAGATCCTGCCGCACGCGGCGGCGTGGCGTTTACTCGATCTCAGCGAGAGCAACGGACGCCCCATCGATCTGGTGATCGCCTCGAAGTTCCCGACCTACTTCGCTCGGCATCCCAATAAGGTGGCGTGGCTGATTCACCAGTACCGCGCCGCCTACGAGCTCTGCGGTACCGTCTACAGCGACTTCGGGCACAATGAAGCCGACCTGGGACTGCGCGAGACGCTGCTTCGACTGGATACCGAAATGCTGGGCGAGTGCCGACGCGTGTTCGCCAACGCGCAGAACACGGCCAACCGGGTTACCCGATACAACGGGATCGCGGCGGAAGCGCTCTACCATCCGCCGCGCCTCGCCGCCCGCCTGGAGGCCGGCGCCTATGGAGGGTATGTGCTCTCGGTCGGACGGATCGAATCGGTGAAACGGGTCGATCTGGTGGTGTCGGCCATGGCCCTGGTCGATGCGCCGATCAGGCTGGTCGTCGCCGGCGAGGGCACCCAGCGCGCCAACGTGGAAGGGGCGGCGCACGCGGCGGGGGTCGCCGACCGCGTCGATTTCCTCGGCGCCGTCGACGACGAGCAGCTGATTGCGCTTTACCGCGACGCGCTCGCGGTCGTGTATCCGCCCTACGACGAGGACTTCGGCTACGTCACGCTGGAAGCGTTCCTGGCGCGGAGGCCGGTCGTCACCGCCACCGACGCGGGCGGCCCGAACGAATTCGTCGTCGATGGCGTCAACGGCTTTTCGGTGGCGCCCGAACCGGAGCCGATCGCGGCCGCGATCAACGCGCTCGCGCGCGACCGGCAGCGCGCGAAGGCCATGGGTGACGCGGGATACGATCGCGCCCGGACGATCACGTGGGACGGTGTGATCGAGAAGCTAGTGAATTGA
- a CDS encoding glycosyltransferase family 2 protein, giving the protein MKKLIIQIPCLNEAQTLPATLADLPKSIPGVDTVEVLVIDDGSRDGTADVARACGVDYIVRLRRNKGLAAAFAAGIDACLKAGADFIVNTDADNQYAGGDIAKLLAPLLRGEADICIGDRNIAGLRHMSWRKRRLQALGSWVVRQVSGTTVPDTTSGFRAYTRDAALRMTIVSEFSYTLESIIQAGKKRMAIAHVPVAVNPRTRESRLFASVFSYIKQSGATIVRIYAMYEPLKVFTYLGLFILVVGGAGLARFFYYFLQGQAFRHFSSLVVSGIVVTLGFIVLVIGLLADVISGNRKLLEDLVYRVRTLESPPRPLEDHRPPYPKVGERTDRWEH; this is encoded by the coding sequence TTGAAGAAGCTCATCATCCAGATCCCGTGCCTCAACGAGGCGCAGACACTGCCGGCGACGCTCGCCGATCTGCCGAAGTCCATCCCGGGCGTCGACACAGTCGAAGTGCTGGTAATCGACGACGGGTCGCGCGACGGCACCGCCGACGTGGCGCGCGCCTGCGGGGTCGACTACATCGTACGGCTGCGCCGCAACAAGGGCCTGGCGGCGGCCTTCGCGGCGGGCATCGACGCCTGCCTGAAGGCGGGGGCCGATTTCATCGTCAACACCGACGCCGACAACCAGTACGCGGGCGGCGACATCGCCAAGCTGCTGGCGCCGCTGCTGCGCGGCGAGGCCGACATCTGCATCGGCGATCGCAACATCGCCGGACTGCGGCACATGTCGTGGCGCAAGCGGCGGCTGCAGGCGCTCGGCAGCTGGGTGGTCCGGCAGGTGTCGGGCACCACCGTGCCCGATACGACGAGCGGCTTCCGCGCCTACACCCGCGACGCCGCGCTGCGCATGACGATCGTCTCGGAGTTCTCCTACACGCTCGAGTCGATCATCCAGGCGGGCAAGAAGCGCATGGCGATCGCGCACGTGCCGGTCGCCGTCAACCCGCGCACCCGCGAGTCGCGTCTGTTCGCCAGCGTCTTCTCCTACATCAAGCAGTCGGGCGCCACGATCGTCCGGATCTACGCGATGTACGAGCCGCTCAAGGTGTTCACCTACCTCGGGCTGTTCATCCTGGTGGTGGGCGGCGCCGGCCTGGCGCGGTTCTTCTACTACTTCCTGCAGGGACAGGCGTTCCGGCACTTCTCGTCGCTCGTCGTCTCAGGAATCGTCGTGACGCTCGGCTTCATCGTGCTGGTCATCGGCCTGCTCGCCGACGTCATCTCGGGCAACCGCAAGCTGCTCGAGGATCTCGTCTATCGCGTCCGCACCCTTGAGTCGCCGCCGCGCCCCCTCGAGGACCACCGGCCGCCGTACCCGAAGGTCGGTGAACGCACCGACCGCTGGGAACACTGA
- a CDS encoding glycosyltransferase family 2 protein, which produces MADPSMVSIVIPAFNEADSIASVVEVLRAAAPWREIIVVDDGSTDETGPRAAAAGATVVRHPYNIGNGAAVKNGIRRASGDYVLIVDADGQHPPEDALRLAGRLGEYDLVVGARTAETQATATRRAGNDALNRLAGYLTGRPIPDLTSGFRGARTSGLREYLHLLPNGFSTPTTTTLAFIKGGYAVAFEPIQARQRSGQSKIRLARDGAKFLMIIFKIVTLFSPMRIFAPISAAALLLGSAYGIWNVVVHARIPNGSVLLILFAVVVFLVGLVSEQISALRFEGRR; this is translated from the coding sequence TTGGCGGATCCGTCGATGGTCTCGATCGTCATTCCGGCGTTCAACGAGGCCGACTCCATCGCCTCGGTGGTCGAGGTGCTGCGCGCGGCCGCGCCGTGGCGCGAGATCATCGTCGTCGACGACGGATCGACCGATGAGACGGGCCCGCGCGCCGCGGCGGCGGGGGCTACGGTCGTGCGGCATCCCTACAACATCGGCAACGGCGCCGCGGTCAAGAACGGCATCCGCCGCGCCAGCGGCGACTACGTGCTGATCGTCGACGCCGACGGCCAGCACCCGCCCGAAGACGCGCTGCGGCTGGCTGGACGTCTCGGCGAGTACGACCTGGTCGTCGGGGCGCGCACGGCCGAGACTCAGGCGACCGCGACGCGCCGGGCCGGCAACGACGCACTCAACCGCCTCGCCGGGTACCTGACCGGGCGGCCGATCCCAGATCTCACATCGGGCTTCCGCGGCGCGCGGACGTCCGGGCTGCGCGAGTATCTGCACCTGCTGCCCAACGGCTTCTCGACGCCGACCACCACGACGCTGGCGTTCATCAAGGGAGGCTACGCGGTCGCGTTCGAGCCGATCCAGGCGCGGCAGCGCAGCGGCCAGTCGAAGATCCGGCTGGCGCGGGACGGCGCCAAGTTCCTGATGATCATCTTCAAGATCGTGACGTTGTTCAGCCCGATGCGGATTTTTGCGCCGATCAGCGCCGCCGCACTGCTGCTCGGCTCGGCCTACGGAATCTGGAACGTCGTCGTGCACGCGCGGATCCCGAACGGGTCGGTGCTGCTGATCCTGTTCGCGGTGGTCGTGTTCCTCGTCGGCCTCGTGTCGGAGCAGATTTCGGCGCTCCGCTTCGAAGGACGGCGGTGA